In the Euphorbia lathyris chromosome 5, ddEupLath1.1, whole genome shotgun sequence genome, one interval contains:
- the LOC136228880 gene encoding systemin receptor SR160, with product MKTHLFISLFILFLSLQLQLEASQLSSAKPNRDIQNLISFKNALINTTVLQDWLPNLNPCFFTGVKCQETNRVSSLDLSSITLTTDFHTVAAFLLSLDKLESLSLKSTNISGMISFPPGSKCSSLLTTLDLSHNLLSGPVSDIANLGSCPSLKSLNLSANSLDFSVREEKSSGLKLSFKSLDVSFNKISGSNVVPFILSGSCNELVYLSMKGNKISGDMAVVSSCNNLQFLDLSSNNFSIPIPSFGDCLALEHLDLSSNKFNGDLSRAIGGCGSLIFINVSSNQFSGAVPAVPTGKLQFLYLGENQFEGQIPLHLLDACPGLIELDLSSNNLSGSVPTSFATCTSLVSLDVSVNRFTGKLPIDTLLKMSSLKILDFSYNNFIGGLPDSLSKHTTLESLDLSANNLSGPIPSGLCQDPSNNLKQLLLQDNLFTGSIPPTLSNCSQLTSLHLSFNYLTGTIPSSLGSLSNLRDLKLWFNQLTGDIPQEITNIRTLETLILDFNELTGVIPYSISNCTQLNWISLSNNRLTGQIPASIGKLSTLAILKLSNNSFYGGIPPELGDCRSLIWLDLNTNFLNGTIPPQLFKQSGTIAVNFITGKKYAYLKNLKSEQCHGEGNLLEYAGIRQGQLGRISARHPCNFTQVYKGLTQPTFNYNGSMIFLDLSYNLLSGSIPKEIGTMTYLYVLNLGHNYISGIIPQEFGNLEGLNILNLASNKLEGVIPQVMTRLSLLTEIDMSNNKLTGTIPDMGQFETFQASSFANNSGLCGIPLPKCGAASGTSANSQHQKSHRRQASLVGSVAMGLLFSLFCIFAFVIVFVETKKRRKKKDSVLDVYIDNSHSGTANTGWKITGTREQLSTHLTTFEKPLRKLTFADLLEATNGFHNDSLIGSGGFGDVYKAELKDGSVVAIKKLIHISGQGDREFTAEMETIGKIKHRNLVPLLGYCKVGEERLLVYEYMKYGSLEDVLHDPKKSGIKLNWSARRKIAIGAARGLAFLHHNCIPHIIHRDMKSSNVLLDENLEARVSDFGMARLMNAADTHLSVSTLAGTPGYVPPEYYQSFRCSTKGDVYSYGVVLLELLTGKRPTDSADFGDNNLVGWVKQHAKLKITDVFDQALVKEDAGLKIELLRHLEVACACLDDRAWRRPTMIQVMAMFKEIQAGSGLDSQSTIATEDGGFSAVQMVEMTIKEDPEKQ from the coding sequence ATGAAAACCCACTTGTTTATCTCTCTCTTCATACTGTTTCTCTCTCTACAACTACAACTAGAAGCTTCTCAACTTAGCTCAGCAAAGCCAAACAGAGATATCCAGAATCTTATAAGCTTCAAAAATGCTCTAATCAACACGACTGTACTTCAAGATTGGCTTCCCAATCTCAACCCATGTTTCTTCACTGGAGTTAAATGCCAAGAAACTAACAGAGTTTCTTCTCTAGACCTTTCTTCTATCACTTTAACCACTGATTTCCACACTGTCGCTGCTTTCCTTTTGTCTCTTGATAAGCTCGAGTCCCTTTCTTTGAAATCAACTAACATTTCTGGTATGATTTCTTTTCCTCCTGGATCTAAGTGTAGTTCACTTTTGACTACCTTAGATCTATCTCATAATCTTCTATCGGGTCCTGTCTCTGATATTGCTAATTTGGGTTCTTGTCCATCGCTCAAATCCTTGAATCTCTCTGCGAACTCACTTGATTTTTCTGTGAGGGAGGAGAAATCCAGTGGTTTAAAGCTAAGTTTCAAGTCTCTTGATGTTTCTTTCAATAAGATATCTGGCTCAAACGTGGTTCCTTTTATTCTATCCGGTTCCTGCAATGAGTTGGTGTACTTGTCTATGAAAGGAAATAAAATTAGTGGAGATATGGCTGTGGTTTCTAGCTGCAACAATCTACAGTTTCTCGATTTATCTTCCAATAATTTCTCTATTCCCATCCCTTCATTTGGTGATTGTTTGGCTTTGGAGCATCTTGATTTATCTTCCAATAAATTTAATGGTGATCTGAGTCGTGCAATTGGCGGTTGTGGAAGTCTCATTTTCATTAATGTGAGCAGCAACCAGTTCTCCGGTGCAGTTCCGGCGGTTCCCACCGGGAAATTGCAGTTTCTATACCTTGGTGAGAACCAATTTGAAGGGCAGATTCCTCTGCATCTGCTAGATGCTTGTCCAGGTCTTATTGAGCTTGATCTTTCTTCCAATAATCTTTCTGGTTCAGTCCCTACTAGTTTTGCTACTTGCACTTCATTGGTATCTTTAGATGTATCTGTCAACAGGTTCACTGGGAAATTACCAATTGATACTCTGTTGAAAATGAGTAGCTTGAAGATTCTGGATTTCTCATACAATAATTTCATTGGTGGTTTGCCTGATTCATTGTCAAAGCATACAACTTTGGAGTCTTTAGATCTGAGTGCCAATAATTTATCTGGTCCAATCCCTAGTGGTTTATGTCAAGATCCAAGTAACAACTTGAAGCAACTTCTCCTTCAGGACAATTTGTTTACTGGCTCTATTCCTCCTACTCTAAGCAACTGTTCTCAGCTTACTTCACTTCATCTCAGCTTCAACTATCTCACAGGCACCATTCCTTCCAGCTTAGGTTCTCTCTCTAATCTTCGTGATTTGAAACTCTGGTTCAATCAACTAACTGGAGATATCCCACAGGAGATAACCAATATAAGAACACTCGAGACTTTGATTCTTGACTTCAATGAATTGACTGGAGTTATACCTTATAGCATAAGCAATTGCACTCAGCTTAATTGGATCTCCTTGTCTAACAATAGGTTGACTGGTCAGATCCCAGCATCCATTGGGAAGCTTTCCACTCTCGCCATTCTTAAGCTCAGCAACAACTCATTCTATGGAGGAATTCCTCCTGAGCTTGGTGATTGTCGGAGCTTGATTTGGTTGGATCTTAATACCAATTTCTTGAATGGTACAATCCCCCCTCAGCTATTCAAACAATCCGGTACCATTGCTGTCAATTTCATTACCGGGAAGAAGTATGCTTATCTGAAGAATTTGAAGAGTGAGCAGTGTCACGGAGAAGGGAATTTGCTGGAGTATGCTGGAATTAGACAAGGACAATTGGGTAGAATCTCAGCGAGACACCCCTGCAACTTCACTCAAGTGTACAAAGGTCTTACTCAACCCACATTCAACTACAATGGTTCGATGATCTTTCTTGATCTTTCCTACAATTTATTGTCTGGCAGCATACCCAAGGAGATTGGGACAATGACTTATCTCTATGTATTGAATTTGGGTCATAATTATATTTCTGGAATCATTCCACAAGAGTTTGGAAACTTGGAAGGTCTTAATATACTTAACCTTGCTAGCAATAAGCTGGAAGGGGTGATTCCACAGGTCATGACTCGCTTGTCGTTGCTTACAGAGATTGACATGTCCAACAATAAGCTCACTGGAACTATTCCTGATATGGGTCAGTTTGAAACATTCCAAGCTTCCAGTTTCGCCAACAATTCCGGCCTCTGTGGGATTCCCCTTCCCAAGTGTGGGGCGGCATCAGGCACGAGTGCAAATTCTCAGCATCAGAAATCTCATAGGAGACAAGCATCTCTAGTAGGGAGTGTGGCAATGGGATTGTTGTTCTCACTTTTCTGCATCTTTGCTTTCGTTATAGTTTTTGTCGAAACCaaaaagagaaggaagaagaaagactCAGTCCTTGATGTCTACATTGACAATTCGCACTCCGGGACTGCAAACACTGGCTGGAAGATAACGGGTACACGGGAACAGTTGAGCACCCACCTTACCACATTCGAGAAGCCACTGCGGAAGCTGACCTTTGCTGATCTTCTTGAAGCAACAAATGGGTTTCACAATGACAGCCTTATAGGGTCTGGAGGTTTCGGTGATGTATACAAGGCTGAACTGAAAGATGGAAGCGTCGTAGCCATAAAGAAATTGATACATATCAGCGGACAAGGGGATAGAGAATTCACCGCAGAAATGGAAACCATTGGGAAAATCAAGCACCGAAACCTTGTTCCTCTTCTCGGGTATTGCAAGGTTGGAGAAGAGAGGCTGTTGGTGTATGAGTACATGAAGTATGGAAGCTTAGAAGATGTTCTTCATGACCCTAAGAAATCGGGGATCAAGTTGAATTGGTCTGCGAGGAGAAAGATTGCGATTGGTGCTGCTAGGGGATTAGCTTTTCTTCATCATAATTGCATACCACATATCATTCATAGGGACATGAAATCAAGCAATGTGTTGCTTGATGAGAACTTGGAGGCGAGAGTATCAGATTTCGGAATGGCAAGGCTAATGAATGCAGCAGATACACATTTGAGTGTTAGCACATTAGCAGGTACACCAGGGTATGTTCCTCCTGAATATTACCAGAGCTTTAGATGTTCAACCAAAGGTGATGTTTATAGCTATGGTGTGGTATTGCTGGAGTTGTTAACGGGAAAGAGGCCGACGGATTCAGCTGATTTTGGAGACAACAACCTTGTGGGGTGGGTAAAGCAGCATGCCAAGTTGAAGATAACAGATGTATTCGATCAGGCGCTGGTGAAAGAAGACGCGGGTCTGAAGATAGAGCTTCTACGGCACTTAGAGGTGGCATGTGCATGCTTGGATGATCGGGCATGGAGACGACCGACGATGATTCAGGTGATGGCAATGTTTAAAGAAATACAAGCAGGGTCAGGGCTTGATTCACAATCCACAATAGCCACGGAGGATGGAGGGTTTAGTGCAGTTCAAATGGTAGAGATGACAATAAAAGAAGACCCTGAAAAGCAGTAG